The nucleotide window GCTTCTCGTACCTAACAGATCCTGGAGGAGAGCCAGCACCGAGACTCAGGTTGCTGGGGAAGAGTGCATGAGAGATGTGAGGCACTCctggggcggagggagggggcgggctgGGAAGAGAGGCTGCCTGGGACCCTTGCATCTCAGCCTAACCCCGACCCTCTTTCCGTGAGCAGAGCCCTGACGCCCTGGAAGCCTGGGAGAATGGGGAGAGGTCCCGGAGAAAGAGAGCAGTGCTCACCCATAAACAGAAGAGTGAGGCCTCCGGGGTGCAGCCGGGGTGGGAGGTGATCCAGCCGCATGGGGATCTGGGGACGGTGATCTGCAGccagggtgagggtggaggggctGAGCACAGGGCGGCTGGGGCAGGTGGGCACTGCTCAGATTCCCCTCTCTCCTCAGAGAAGCACTCCGTTCTGCACCTTGTCCCCATCAACATCACCTCTAAGGGTGAGCAGCTTTCTTCGATAACGGCTTTTGGGGAGGGGCCGGATTGGGGAACTGGGGGGCTGGCACCTAGGCCCAAGAGACTCCTGGGGGCGAAGAGTGTCTGAGAATGCAGGGAGATCCTGACTGCCCCACTCCTCACCCCCAGAGGACTCTGATGTGACAGAGGTGATCTGGCAACCAGCTCTTAAGCGTGGGAGAAGCCTGGAGGCCCAAGGATACGTTGTTCGAGTCTGGGACACTGGAGTTTATCTGCTGTATAGCCAGGTAATCCCAAACATACCCTACGCCTCATGTGGGGGGCCGGAGGTCTGTTCTCCCAGGGCCGGTAAGTCCTGCTACTGAGAATTCCCGACCCTTCTGTTCATACCAAACTTAGAagaccctccttccttccttggctcTCTTGTCCAGACTCCCGAGGCCTCCCAGCACTGAGCCATCTCGTTTCTCCTCCGTTCCCTGCCAGGTCCTGTTCCACGACGTGACTTTCACCATGGGTCAGGTGGTGTCCCGGGAGGGCCGGGGAAGGCAGGAGACGCTATTCCGTTGTATACGAAGTATGCCTTCCAATCCGGACTGGGCCTACAATAGTTGCTACAGTGCAGGTGGGAGCCCTGTGGGcggcggaggggggaggggtcgTGAGGAGAGCAGGGTCTCTCTGACCCCGGGGGTGGGAGTGACGAGGAAGCTCCGGCAGGGGGTTGGAAGCCTGGGTGGAGAGGTGGCCCTGGAATGAAGGACAGAAAGCGCAAAAGAGGTTGagctggagaagggaggggagacgTCATTCTGCGTGACCGTGACCTCACTGAgcatctcttctctcctctcaggTGTCTTCCACCTACACCAAGGGGATATTCTGAGTGTCACAATCCCCCGGGGAAGGGCGAAGCTTAGCCTCTCGCCATCTGGAACCTTCCTGGGCTTTGTGAAACTGTGATTTTGAGGTGGTCTCAAGCTCGGAAGACTGGGGTGGGGACATACTGGAGGCAGCCAAGAGCTAACAGGAACAGAGGCCTCTTCTAGGGTTGACTGGAACCCTGGGTTTGACGACTCACGAATCTCCgtgcctcccttctccctttccgcCCCCATCCCCTGGACTTCGACTTCACGGTTATTAAAGAAGTGTAATTCTTGCTCTCGTCCCCCATCCAGCCCCACattcttggggggtggggggagaaaaggggGGCAGTGCCAGGCCTTGGGGGAGACCTACTTTAAGTCCCACTGGAATGCTTCCAGAACAGCACCACCATCTAGCGGCAGCTTGAGAGAAGCAGCCTGCCTGTTGGCAGAAGTCCACGAAGCCTCCCTCCACTCGGGAAACTCCTGGTTCCCCACGCCACACCTCTCCAGGTACCCgctgcctcctccctccacaAGAAGCCCCGCCCTCACCTCCCTCTCCACCAACGGGGCCCCGGCTCGGCTCCCATCACTATCTCCAGGGGTGTGTTTATTGTGCGCccgtctggggggggggggaggaggagggggtgcccGACGACGACGACAGTCCCTTTGCAGACACACCACCCTACGGGTGCCAAGTTCCGCCTTTCCTGCCCTCCGCTCCCCTAGCGTGACGGGCCCTCCAAGCCTCTCGGGGCTGGGACGGGTCGCCGGGCAGCCTCGGGTAAATCTTGGCCCGAATGCTGGTCTTCCTTCACTCCTCGAGCTTTCTTTCTGCTCAAGACCCGCTTAAACTTAAATAGGAGAGTAAACGACTTCCACTCCCCCCGCTGCCTTGCCTCAGCCCCGTCCCTGTACCGGGATCTCCCGGCCCTCCCGGCTGTCCTCCGGCGCGCCGCCGGGGACCGAGGTACCAAGGCCCCGGGGTTCGGGCCCCGCCAGTGCCGAGAAGCGCTACGCAGCGGGACACGCAGCGGTGGGGGACGCGCAGGCGCAAAAGGGAACGCGATGGGATAGTCGCGCGCGGCCGGGAGCAGCCAGCGTGCGCAGGCgcagccctgcacggggctcggGGGCGGGACGGTCCCGTGGCGTCTACGTTCGGGGGTAGGCGGGACTAGGCGCGCGCTGGCCGCGCCGGCGCTCTTCGCCGGCTGTGACGTACTAATCGTGCGCCGCCAGCGCCGGTGGGCCTGGGGCTcgcgggaggggaaggaggagaaggaggaggaggagggggaggtggtggaggtggaggctgGAGCAGAGCAAACGGCGGCCGCGGCGGGGCGGCTCGGCGGCGCGGCGCGCGGCCCAGAAGCGTTGGAATCCTGAATTGAGAGGGCTGCGCCTGAAGACAGCAGGAGTGGCGGGGCCGCCGCCGTCGCCGGAGAGATGAGCCGGGAAGCTTGAGGCCGGAGACGCCCGCCCTCGGGCCCGTCCGCCCGGCTTCCCCGCTCCCGGTGAGGACGCCCCctacccttcccccagccctgccgCGGCCTCTCCCATTCCTGGATCTCATTCCCACCAAACCGGGGCCCAGGAGGCCCTCGAAGGGGCTTCTTCAGGCCCTCGGGCGCCGAACTGTCCAGGACCAAACCGGTGTGGGACGCATTCTGGCCCCCGGGAgcggagcaggagagggggctgggCTAACCTGGCTCACGCGGCTCAGTTCTGTCCCAGCGGCTTGATCCGGCTGCCTGAGCACCGGTTGGGTTCTCTTTCAGTTTCCCTTAACATTCTTCCGTTTTCGTTAGATTTTACTACCTGAACCGTAGCCCTGGGATCCCCATTCCCTCCTGAGACGACCTGAGCATGCCcgtaccctccccaccccaccccattcatTCCGAGGTGGTAGAGCACTCTCTCCCCACTCTAGACCCCGGTTTCCCCGTGGAAGCTGTGTCCTCAGGTATCTCTGTATCCTGTCAGGAGTCTCCTGCTGAGCCATTGCCCTTACTAGGTTCTCAATTAGGATACTCCTGGTGGCATTAAATACTGACAACAGTGGCTTTAACCTGGGTATCCAAGAAATAAGATCCTGCTGCTTAGCCATTCTCCCTTGCTTCTCTGTGGTCGGGGGAGAGATGGGGGCATGGACTCTGAAGGGCCCCTGTGGATCTTATTAACCGAAAAGATCGGAAATTCGTAGGGGTTTtgcactttttcctcttttcttaggTTATTTGTATCTGATTCCAGAGGAGGCGTGctgaggaagagaggcaggatCTGGGGTGCGGGGTGTTTGCATTCTGACACTCTAACCATTGTTTTACAGGCTACCGGAAGATGAAAGAGACTATACAAGGGACCGGGTCTTGGGGGCCTGAGCCTCCTGGACCTGGCGTGGCCCCGGCTTACTCAAGTCCCAGGCGGGAGCGTCTTCGTTGGCCCCCACCCCCTAAACCCCGACTTAAATCAGGTGGAGGGTTTGGGCCAGATCCTGGGTCAGGGACCACAGTGCCAGCCAGACGCCTCCCTGTCCCTCGGCCCTCTTTTGATGCGTCAGCTAGTGAAGAGGACGAGGAAGAAGAGGACGATGAGGatgaagatgaggaagaggaaggggcagCTTGGAGGCTGCCCCCCAGATGGGGTCAGCTGGGAACCTCCCAGCGGCCTCGCCCTCCTCGCCCTACTCATCGGAAAACCTGCTCCCAGCGCCGCCGCAGAGCCATGCGAGCCTTCCGGATGCTGCTGTACTCAAAAAGCACCTCGTTGACATTCCACTGGAAGCTTTGGGGGCGCCACCGGGGCCGGCGGCGGAGCCTCGCACACCCCAAGAACCATCTTTCACCCCAGGAAGGGGGTGCGACACCACAGCTGCCATCCCCCTGCTGTCGTTTTGACTCCCCTCGGGGGCCACCTCCGCCCCGGCTCGGTCTGCTAGGTGCTCTCATGGCTGAGGACGGGGTGAGAGGGTCTCCACCAATGTCCTCTGGGCCCCCAGTGGAGGAAGATGGATTAAGGTGGACTCCAAAGTCTCCTCTGGACCCTGACTCCGGTAAGGTGGGAATGGGGTGtgggaagggtgggggcagggttcAGATCCAGGAGGATTGGGAGCCTCTTGCTGTGGTGAGAGCCGGGCCTAAGGAAGGCGGGACGGCAGAGCGAGGGGGTCCAGAATAGCTGTGAAATGTCTTAAGCCCCCACTTTGAGCAAGATCTAAGTCTGGGGAGACGGTCAAGGCCGGGTGACAGAGTCCCCGAGCCGAGTAGGCGTCCTGTGTACGGATGAGAACGGGAGATGAGGTTTAGAAAAGTTAGTCTTATTATCCACGCAAGCTCCCTTTTCGTTTGGCCTTTCCGAATAAAGGGGCCCTTGCCTGTGCATCTGCGAAGGGTGCCACTCTAGTGCTGGGATGGGATTTCTCTGCAGTTACCACCTGTATAGCCGTGTGTGACATTCGCACTCGGAATGTTTCTTTCGGGGACGCAAGCAGACCATGTCAGGCTGTGTTTTTATCAGTCCCTGGAGTATTTATCGAGCCTTCGGTGTGCACCGGGTGCCGTACTCGGTGCCAGGTATATATGGTGGTGGTAAATGTCTCGGGCGTGTGCCTCTCTCCGAGTCTTAGTCTTCTTTTGCTTCTGTCCTGTGACGAGCACCTCTTCTCTTCAGTTCCTCTGTAACCTGTTAGACATGCTTCTCTCACGCTTTACGGTTGCCATCCCCTAGAGTTCCTATCGGGAGATTCCGTTTCGGTTCCTCCCCGTGGTCTTAGAATTTGTATCGTTTGATCTCACCATTGTTCCTTGATCTTAGCCAATTTCTCATCCCCATCCTGTTTCCCCTGCGCTGTAGGCCTCCTCTCCTGTACTCTTCCCAATGGCTTTGGGGGACCGCCTGGGCCAGAAGGGGAGCGAGGCCTGGCACCCCCTGACGCCAGCATCCTCATCAGCAATGTGTGCAGCATCGGGGACCACGTGGCCCAGGAACTTTTTCAGGGCTCAGACCTGGGCACCGCAGAAGAGGCGGAGCGGCCCGGGGAGAAGGCCGGCCAGCACAGCCCCCTGCGAGAGGAGCATGTGACCTGCGTGCAGAGTAAGGGAGCCCAGACGGCCGGGCCTTCTCTTCTCTCAGCCAGCTCCTAAGTTGGAGTGTGGAGGCCTCACACGCTCCTCTTCCTCTCCGCTCAGGCATCTTGGATGAATTCCTTCAGACTTACGGCAGCCTCATTCCCCTCAGCACTGATGAGGTGGTGGAGAAACTGGAGGACATCTTTCAGCAGGAGTTCTCTACACCTTCCAGGTGAGGCAGGACAGGGGGGTCCTCAGAAGAGGGCCGGGGCCTGAGGGGCCCTAGGGGTCAGGGGTCGGGAGAGAATGCTGCCCAGAGGGACCGactcaggggaggaggagggagcagggaccGAGGGGGAGGAATCTGCAGGTGAAGCGCGAAGCCCCTGTAAGCAGATGGGGGCGGTCCTTCCCCGGGCCCCTGAAATATGCCCCGTGCTCACGTGCCTCCTTCCAAGGAGCGGGCCCTTCAGCAGGCCCTCGGAAGGCTACGCGAGCCCCGATGGGGACTAGTTGAGACAGATCCTGATTCTGGGCAGTAGAAGGTCCTTCTGTATGCCCTAGCCCCCTCGTCTCTTGTGTGACTCCACCCTTGGCCTACTCAGGAAGGGCCTGGTGCTGCAGCTCATCCAGTCGTACCAGCGCATGCCAGGCAACGCCATGGTGAGGGGCTTCCGAGTGGCCTATAAGCGGCACGTGCTGACGATGGACGACCTGGGGACTCTGTACGGACAGAACTGGCTCAATGAccaggtgaggaggagggagaaacgGGCCCCGAAGGGGATGTGGGGAGCAGGGTGTCTGGGGCCCTCTGCTCGGGGGAGCCCTGTGCCCACGCTGCACCCTCCATGGCAAGTTGCCGCCCGTCTTCTCCCCAGGTGATGAACATGTATGGAGACCTGGTCATGGACACGGTCCCTGAAAAGGTAGGCGTGACAGGGTACTTCAGTCCCCAGGAGGACTTCTGCAGGTCCCAGCAGCTTTTGCACTCCCTTTGGTCTCGTCCCTTTTCACGGAGGGAGGGTCTTTGTTTGGGGGAGAGGTGGTGAAAGGCGGTCTGTTAAATTCAAACCTGTAACCCGGGTCCTGaacttctctgtccctttccccccgGTCGGCAGTGGTTCTCCCTGTGGCTCACCCCACCAGTtgggaggggcagcaggaagaGAATTGGGTTTCTGCCCCCAGTGGATTGCAGTGGAGGTTGTTGAAACTGGCCCTCGGAGCCCCAGTGACATGGAGCGGACTGGGCGGAGGAGACTTGGCAGGGAGGCCTGAAGCTCTCTTAACTCCATCCAGCTCTTTTGTGTCATTGGCACAGGTGCATTTCTTCAACAGTTTCTTCTACGATAAACTCCGTACCAAGGGTTATGATGGGGTGAAAAGGTGGACCAAAAACGTGAGTTGCCAGTTCACGTGTATGTGGGTAACGCCTTGCCTGTAAAGGATCAGAGTTCCGCTTTCTAGGAGTCCCTTCCCTGAGGCTGCCCACTCAGTCTTTCAAGTAACATGGGTCTTCTGTGTGTTCGGTACTGTCGTGGGCAGCAAGGACTCGGTGTTAAGTAAGGAAGACTTCTCGCCTTCGTGGAGTGTGAATAAGTAAGTTACATTTCAGCTAGTGTTAGGCGCCGTGAACAAATTAAAAGGGAGATGTAGTAGCGTGGGATGTGGGTGGCTCCGGGAAGGCCACTCTTCTCTGAGCCTGGAATGACGAGGGCCCGGTCACGTGTGGCTCGGGGGCAAGAGTGGTTTAGGCGAAGGGGACGGCGAGTACATGGGACACAAGGTGAGACTGTGGGGGGCCCAGAAGGCCCACAGGAGTGTCTGGTGTGGTTGGGGCAGGGTGAGCGGGGGGAATATGATCAGAAGCTTGGCCAGGGCTGATCGCGTGGGGCGTGGAGGCCGCTGTCACCGTGTGCGCTGAGGCGCCGTTGACGAGCCTTAAGCAGGCTGGGAAGAGCCTCCTGTTTTGACGGAGATTGGAAGTGGGGCAAGAGTGGGAGCAGGCGGACCAACTAGGAGGCGAGCAAAGAAGGCGAGACAGACGCTCGACCAGGATGCTGAGGGAGGAGCAGGAGCGCTCTCTAGGGTGGGTTTTGCAGGTAGAACCGAAGTACTTTCTGGCAGGTTGGACGAGGGAACGAAGAAAAGCTCGGAATCAGGGTGATGCCTGGGTTTGCAGCAGACGTTACTGGGGAAGACAGGAGAGAGCACGTTTGGCGAGGGGGAAAAGATAGTTCTCGTTAGTTTCCCTGCCCTGTAATTCCAAGGCCAGGAAATTTCTACAGTGAGGTAGGACCGTGGGCTGCAGCATTTCTTAGTTTCTGTCCCCAGGCTCAGGAGCTCACACCCTCCCCAACCTGGCAGGCCTACTGCTCCCGATAGAGGTGGGGGGACCTACAGTGAAAGAACTTGGCCTCTGCATACTGCATCTGAGTCCCACGTCTGCCCCTTCCGTGACCTTCAGCGAGTTGCCTAGTCTTCTAAGCTGCCGTTTCCTCCGTTAGATCGAGGGAGAGAACTTCCTCGGAGGATTGTTGTGGTAACTGACCGACCACTTGCCGGGGACCCAGCGTTGTCCTCGGTGTGACTTAATTCTCAGAACAAACAGAGGAGGTAGCGGCTGTCGTTTCCAGCCTTTTACAGTGAAGAGAACTGAGGCGTATAGAGTGGCTCGCCCATGGCCACGAGCTAGGAAAGGCAGGAGCTAGATCTAAACCCCCGCAGTCTGGCTCTAGAGTGCTGAGCCTCGGTTCTTCGCTCCTGAGCACTGGTACCTTTAATGTGTGGAAAGTACCCGGGCCATCCTGGGCTCTCAGGTGTGTGCTCTGACACCGCCCCTTCCGGTGGAGGGCTG belongs to Acinonyx jubatus isolate Ajub_Pintada_27869175 chromosome E1, VMU_Ajub_asm_v1.0, whole genome shotgun sequence and includes:
- the TNFSF13 gene encoding tumor necrosis factor ligand superfamily member 13; the protein is MPASSPSLPAPRGPPGDMGGPAREPALSVALWLSWGAALGAVACAMALLTQQTELQNLRREVTRLQRTGGPCKEEEGHPWPSLREQSPDALEAWENGERSRRKRAVLTHKQKKKHSVLHLVPINITSKEDSDVTEVIWQPALKRGRSLEAQGYVVRVWDTGVYLLYSQVLFHDVTFTMGQVVSREGRGRQETLFRCIRSMPSNPDWAYNSCYSAGVFHLHQGDILSVTIPRGRAKLSLSPSGTFLGFVKL
- the SENP3 gene encoding sentrin-specific protease 3, which produces MKETIQGTGSWGPEPPGPGVAPAYSSPRRERLRWPPPPKPRLKSGGGFGPDPGSGTTVPARRLPVPRPSFDASASEEDEEEEDDEDEDEEEEGAAWRLPPRWGQLGTSQRPRPPRPTHRKTCSQRRRRAMRAFRMLLYSKSTSLTFHWKLWGRHRGRRRSLAHPKNHLSPQEGGATPQLPSPCCRFDSPRGPPPPRLGLLGALMAEDGVRGSPPMSSGPPVEEDGLRWTPKSPLDPDSGLLSCTLPNGFGGPPGPEGERGLAPPDASILISNVCSIGDHVAQELFQGSDLGTAEEAERPGEKAGQHSPLREEHVTCVQSILDEFLQTYGSLIPLSTDEVVEKLEDIFQQEFSTPSRKGLVLQLIQSYQRMPGNAMVRGFRVAYKRHVLTMDDLGTLYGQNWLNDQVMNMYGDLVMDTVPEKVHFFNSFFYDKLRTKGYDGVKRWTKNVDIFNKELLLIPIHLEVHWSLISVDVRRRTITYFDSQRTLNRRCPKHIAKYLQAEAVKKDRLDFHQGWKGYFKMNVARQNNDSDCGAFVLQYCKHLALAQPFSFTQQDMPKLRRQIYKELCHCKLTV